The Geotalea uraniireducens Rf4 genome window below encodes:
- a CDS encoding tetratricopeptide repeat protein produces the protein MFFRSFSTIAMLLFLTLPASGINLYPLPDDALIKASAHFRDKEYQAALEAALSARKGDAREFMIGMAASRLEKWEEAADCLSRATEGFPLLADYALYHQARALNKLGKHAEALVPLRKVLKNYPESPLVRGAALLLGNTLYDSGDYKGALSAFGEFIEKYPAGADSLSALHKSALCREQLADMTGAVSILRSIALNYPASAVAVKAGEDLERVGRKGADIAPFSPSELLHQGTILFDLGKYSQAVKTFNAARRQSPDLNGDFLTKLQFKTGQALFKSRHYKDAELAFNELLKKNLKKETSDDVRFWLARTNAKIGKDEEAFNTYLKLAESSPKSTLADDALLEAALIRKSQKKWDATLPLLQKSLHLYPDSNQSKNVIWEIAWGSYQTRDFKTAAEYFNKLANQESTREKALYWRGRSLLAAGDPKSAQGCFSDLMSEYPLGYYALAYKNEADIKEAETTTPAKNPAELLPVPAGFERVKALIAMGFYDEACKELYGAKKQKLQQGIARLYLEMGNYNSAINLFRKERLRRYDKESALLWSINYPLAFQEYVAQNAAANNLQESLIYSIIRAESTFSPTALSPAGAVGLMQLMPATAAAIEKGGAATFDTNHLTRPELNIRYGAKHLKDLLSLHNGNLVLAIASYNAGSGNVGRWQKRFGDLPREEFIESIPFGETREYVKKVLAGIEIYQRFYNLGNKASDKTAPSSPPKSPPV, from the coding sequence ATGTTTTTCCGCTCGTTTTCCACCATTGCCATGCTGTTGTTCCTTACCCTGCCGGCTTCGGGAATAAACCTCTACCCGTTACCGGATGATGCGCTCATCAAGGCATCGGCCCACTTCAGGGACAAGGAGTATCAGGCTGCGCTGGAGGCTGCTTTGTCGGCCCGAAAAGGAGACGCCCGGGAGTTCATGATCGGCATGGCGGCAAGCAGGCTTGAAAAGTGGGAGGAAGCGGCCGACTGCTTATCCCGGGCAACCGAAGGCTTCCCGCTTCTCGCGGATTACGCCCTCTATCATCAGGCCCGCGCCCTGAACAAACTCGGCAAACATGCCGAAGCCCTGGTGCCGCTGCGCAAGGTGCTGAAGAATTATCCAGAGAGTCCACTCGTACGTGGAGCCGCACTGCTCCTTGGCAACACCCTGTATGACAGCGGAGATTACAAAGGCGCACTCAGCGCCTTCGGCGAATTTATCGAAAAATATCCGGCCGGAGCGGATTCCCTTTCCGCACTCCACAAATCGGCGCTCTGCCGTGAACAACTGGCGGACATGACCGGCGCTGTTTCCATATTGCGTTCCATCGCCCTGAACTATCCGGCATCGGCTGTGGCCGTCAAAGCCGGTGAAGATCTGGAGCGGGTCGGCCGAAAAGGGGCCGACATCGCGCCATTCTCCCCTTCCGAACTTCTTCACCAGGGAACCATCCTCTTCGACCTGGGAAAGTACAGCCAGGCGGTAAAGACCTTCAATGCGGCGCGCCGGCAATCCCCTGACCTTAACGGCGATTTTCTCACCAAGCTGCAATTCAAAACCGGCCAGGCCCTGTTCAAGTCCAGGCATTACAAGGATGCGGAGCTGGCTTTCAACGAGCTTTTGAAGAAAAACCTGAAAAAAGAGACCAGTGACGATGTCCGATTCTGGCTGGCAAGAACCAATGCAAAAATCGGCAAAGATGAAGAAGCCTTCAATACATACCTGAAGCTGGCGGAGTCCTCGCCTAAATCCACACTTGCCGACGATGCGCTCCTGGAGGCGGCCTTGATCAGGAAGTCCCAGAAGAAGTGGGACGCAACGCTGCCGCTCCTCCAGAAATCGTTACACCTTTACCCCGACTCGAACCAGAGCAAGAACGTTATCTGGGAGATCGCCTGGGGGAGTTACCAGACCCGCGATTTCAAGACAGCAGCTGAATATTTCAACAAACTGGCCAACCAGGAAAGCACGAGAGAAAAGGCCCTTTACTGGCGCGGACGGTCCCTGCTCGCCGCAGGGGACCCCAAAAGCGCCCAGGGCTGCTTTTCCGACCTGATGAGCGAATATCCGCTGGGTTACTATGCCCTTGCCTACAAAAATGAAGCCGACATCAAGGAGGCGGAAACTACCACCCCAGCCAAAAATCCTGCTGAACTGCTGCCGGTCCCCGCCGGCTTTGAACGGGTAAAGGCGCTGATAGCCATGGGATTTTACGATGAAGCCTGCAAGGAACTTTACGGCGCCAAAAAGCAGAAATTGCAGCAGGGAATTGCCCGTCTCTACCTGGAAATGGGCAATTACAACAGCGCCATCAACCTCTTCAGAAAAGAGCGGCTACGCAGATACGACAAGGAGAGCGCGCTTCTCTGGAGCATAAACTACCCCCTCGCATTCCAGGAATATGTGGCCCAAAACGCCGCAGCCAACAACTTGCAGGAAAGCCTTATCTACTCCATCATCCGCGCGGAGAGCACGTTTTCTCCAACCGCCCTCTCACCTGCAGGGGCGGTCGGGCTCATGCAGCTCATGCCCGCCACCGCCGCCGCCATCGAAAAAGGGGGAGCCGCCACCTTCGACACCAACCATCTCACCCGGCCGGAACTGAACATCCGTTACGGCGCAAAGCACCTAAAGGACCTCTTGTCCCTCCACAACGGCAACCTGGTGCTGGCCATCGCCTCGTACAACGCCGGCTCCGGCAATGTGGGCCGCTGGCAGAAAAGATTCGGCGACTTGCCCCGGGAAGAGTTCATAGAAAGCATCCCCTTCGGCGAAACCAGGGAATACGTGAAAAAGGTGCTGGCCGGAATCGAAATTTATCAGCGTTTTTACAACCTGGGGAACAAAGCCTCCGACAAAACGGCGCCTAGCTCACCGCCAAAATCACCACCCGTTTAA
- a CDS encoding TolC family protein — translation MYRIVCFATALTIFSVGAAQASPLTLRDCLARAAAANTVLKVASHDEKIAAENIAIAESGYLPRVDFQAGYVAQQEPQSVKIGPTAIPTQETNFGFANLSIYETLYDFGRTASRREQAFLAREAILHGYRGQEQDVFLQVVQAYYGILEGQKFLFTAEEEVKQTTDHQRMAQTLYEQGVVTRNDLLQAQVKLANSKQRRLAAANNLENGWLYLNFLTGQPAGYRDELQEPVAREEAAELDMMMEIALRKRPEIAALKKFVQADEAAVKESKSNYYPELFAKLALDYAQNDKVQEQTIMSATIGFKINLFDGLATTSRQRQALKVKTREEERLRSLTANIRLELQTALNDLKVAGERIAVTEKAIQQSEENLRINNDRYLEKVGTATEVIDAQTLLTQTRTEYSSAVFDYQVAAARVKRSIGEL, via the coding sequence ATGTACAGAATCGTTTGTTTTGCAACAGCACTGACCATATTTTCCGTCGGGGCCGCACAAGCCTCTCCCCTGACCCTGCGTGACTGCCTGGCCAGGGCCGCAGCAGCCAATACCGTCCTGAAAGTGGCGTCCCACGACGAAAAGATCGCCGCAGAAAATATCGCAATTGCTGAAAGCGGTTATCTCCCCCGGGTCGATTTCCAGGCCGGATATGTGGCTCAACAGGAACCGCAGTCAGTGAAAATAGGTCCTACGGCGATACCGACACAGGAAACGAATTTCGGCTTTGCCAACCTCTCGATCTACGAAACGCTCTATGATTTCGGCCGCACCGCGTCCCGCCGCGAACAGGCGTTCCTTGCCAGGGAAGCCATCCTCCACGGCTATCGCGGCCAGGAACAGGATGTTTTCCTCCAGGTCGTGCAGGCGTACTACGGCATCCTCGAAGGGCAGAAATTCCTCTTTACCGCGGAAGAAGAGGTCAAGCAGACGACCGATCACCAGCGGATGGCGCAAACCCTTTACGAACAGGGGGTTGTTACACGCAACGACCTTCTCCAGGCACAGGTGAAACTTGCCAACAGCAAGCAAAGAAGGCTTGCAGCTGCGAACAACCTGGAAAACGGCTGGCTCTATCTCAACTTCCTCACCGGCCAGCCGGCCGGCTACCGCGATGAACTGCAAGAGCCCGTTGCACGCGAAGAAGCCGCCGAATTGGACATGATGATGGAAATAGCGTTGCGTAAGCGCCCTGAGATCGCAGCATTGAAAAAATTCGTTCAGGCTGACGAGGCCGCAGTCAAGGAAAGCAAAAGCAACTACTATCCCGAGCTGTTCGCCAAACTCGCCCTTGACTATGCGCAAAACGACAAGGTCCAGGAACAGACCATCATGTCGGCCACCATCGGTTTCAAGATCAACCTCTTCGACGGCCTTGCCACAACCTCACGCCAGCGGCAGGCCTTGAAGGTCAAGACAAGGGAAGAGGAAAGACTCCGAAGCCTTACGGCAAACATCAGGCTTGAGCTGCAAACGGCCCTCAATGATCTCAAGGTTGCGGGAGAACGGATTGCCGTAACTGAAAAAGCGATCCAGCAGAGTGAAGAAAACCTGCGGATCAACAATGACCGGTATCTGGAAAAAGTAGGCACGGCCACCGAAGTGATCGACGCCCAGACCCTCCTGACCCAGACCAGGACGGAATATTCCAGCGCCGTCTTCGATTATCAGGTGGCGGCGGCGCGGGTCAAAAGATCCATCGGTGAACTGTGA
- a CDS encoding HlyD family secretion protein, which translates to MAEETETNNTGDATPPAEEKKKGPGKKQRAGIFLLIILAVGGAFGFKWWIKGQTHITTDNAFVEAHIHSISARIPGIVRNVAVRDNQFVKKGDLIVELDPIDYQARVADATATMNMARNETSGEHAKVDAARTAVSLAKVKLEQADTDLRRGKALFAKEVVPKEQLDRLETAYKVAVMEKRQAEETLRRAEAEVGLIGTGSKDAKVAQKKAQFDEAELNLSYTKIFAPADGYITRKSVEAGNYIQPGQPLMALVKLEDSWVTANYKESQLTHVKPGQKVEFNVDAYPGQTFRGTVDSIMAGTGAAFSLLPPENATGNYVKVVQRIPIKIAVDRNSDPGHHLRIGMSVVPSIIIERGLADILKDLNPFS; encoded by the coding sequence ATGGCTGAAGAAACGGAAACGAACAACACCGGCGACGCAACCCCGCCGGCTGAGGAAAAGAAAAAGGGGCCCGGCAAGAAGCAGCGCGCCGGCATATTTTTGCTCATCATACTTGCAGTCGGCGGCGCCTTCGGCTTTAAATGGTGGATAAAAGGCCAGACCCACATCACAACGGACAACGCCTTCGTCGAAGCGCATATCCACTCCATTTCCGCCCGGATACCGGGGATCGTCAGGAATGTCGCGGTCCGGGACAACCAGTTCGTGAAAAAGGGGGACCTGATCGTAGAACTGGACCCCATCGACTACCAGGCACGGGTGGCTGACGCAACGGCAACCATGAACATGGCCAGGAACGAGACCTCGGGTGAACACGCCAAGGTGGACGCAGCCAGGACAGCCGTCAGTCTCGCCAAAGTCAAGCTCGAACAGGCCGATACGGACCTCAGGCGGGGCAAGGCATTGTTTGCCAAGGAAGTCGTCCCCAAAGAGCAGCTGGATCGACTGGAAACTGCATACAAGGTCGCAGTCATGGAGAAACGCCAGGCAGAAGAAACGTTGCGCAGGGCGGAAGCAGAGGTCGGCCTGATCGGCACCGGCAGCAAGGATGCAAAAGTGGCGCAAAAAAAGGCGCAGTTCGACGAGGCGGAGCTGAACCTCTCCTACACGAAAATCTTCGCCCCTGCCGACGGTTACATCACCCGCAAATCAGTGGAAGCCGGCAACTACATCCAGCCGGGACAGCCGCTCATGGCCCTGGTCAAGCTGGAAGACTCCTGGGTGACGGCAAACTACAAGGAAAGCCAGCTGACCCATGTCAAACCGGGTCAGAAAGTGGAATTCAACGTGGATGCCTATCCCGGCCAGACCTTCCGTGGTACGGTGGACAGCATCATGGCCGGCACCGGCGCGGCTTTCTCCCTGCTGCCGCCGGAAAACGCCACCGGCAACTACGTCAAGGTCGTCCAGCGCATCCCGATCAAAATAGCTGTCGACAGGAACAGCGACCCCGGCCACCATCTGAGGATCGGCATGAGCGTCGTTCCGTCGATCATCATCGAACGGGGACTGGCGGACATCCTCAAGGATTTGAACCCGTTTTCGTAG
- the rnr gene encoding ribonuclease R codes for MKIGKDAVVKLLRSHAGVPMEFRELMQAFGINKAQRPQFKEIIDGFVEDGVLVRLKGRLYVLPTETAGIVGKLTVHRDGYGFVIPEAGKEDIFIPARYLRENMHGDKVEVRIVAKKRDGKQEGRIVKTVERGFTKIVGRFESAREFGRVIPDEVRINRDILIPIKASGKAQNGQVVVAEITSYPVAGKGLEGRIVEVLGWPDEPEVEVQTIIRKYDLPYIFPAEALSGARAVSQSVTAADLEGRTDLRGRPTVTIDGETARDFDDAVSVKREGKGNIRLWVSIADVSHYVKPGSPIDREAYLRGTSVYFPDRCIPMLPEELSNGICSLNPTVDRLTVTAEMLFGPSGEMLQASFYPSVIKSAARLTYTIVKNILVEKDQKLCEEYEDLVADLKVMEELALRLMTKRKKRGSIDFDLPEPEILLDMQGGTLAIIRAERNLAHKIIEECMLAANEAVASHIEERHIPSLYRVHETPDFAKLQDFREFVFNFGYELRLKEESVEPGEFQRLLDQAEGKPEERMINEVLLRCMKQARYSAENLGHFGLAAASYTHFTSPIRRYPDLVVHRILKTLIGKKFSEKEKEQLAETLPETAVHTSKRERVAMEAEREIVELKKMQYMRDKIGEEFDGIITGVAAFGFFVELVELFIEGMVHISTLKQDFYQYVEKQHSLIGEQSRTVFRIGDRVRVRVAAVSLEKKQIEFVLAGMKEAGALKTESYAGEEFPKIPVRGKWPTAGKGGKKTGSTSGDDKGRKATRGKSERKRR; via the coding sequence ATGAAGATAGGTAAAGATGCGGTAGTAAAACTACTGCGCAGTCATGCCGGGGTTCCCATGGAGTTCAGGGAACTCATGCAGGCTTTCGGCATAAACAAGGCGCAAAGGCCCCAGTTCAAGGAGATCATCGACGGCTTCGTCGAAGATGGCGTGCTGGTCAGGCTGAAAGGGCGGCTCTATGTTCTGCCGACGGAAACGGCCGGGATCGTCGGGAAACTCACTGTCCACCGCGACGGCTACGGTTTCGTTATCCCGGAAGCCGGCAAGGAAGACATCTTCATACCGGCCCGATATCTGCGGGAAAACATGCATGGCGACAAGGTGGAGGTGCGGATCGTAGCCAAAAAACGGGACGGCAAGCAGGAGGGCCGTATCGTAAAAACCGTCGAGCGCGGTTTCACTAAAATTGTCGGGCGGTTTGAGTCGGCGCGAGAGTTCGGCCGGGTGATACCGGACGAGGTGCGCATAAACCGGGATATCCTGATTCCGATAAAGGCTTCCGGAAAGGCGCAAAACGGCCAGGTGGTAGTTGCGGAGATAACTTCCTATCCGGTTGCCGGAAAAGGCTTGGAAGGGAGGATCGTCGAGGTGCTCGGCTGGCCGGATGAGCCGGAAGTCGAGGTGCAGACGATCATCAGGAAGTACGATCTTCCCTATATTTTCCCCGCCGAGGCCCTGTCCGGCGCCCGCGCCGTATCACAATCGGTGACCGCTGCCGACCTCGAAGGGAGAACCGACCTGCGCGGGCGACCGACCGTCACCATTGACGGGGAAACGGCCAGGGATTTCGACGATGCGGTTTCGGTGAAAAGGGAGGGCAAAGGCAATATCCGGCTCTGGGTTTCTATTGCGGACGTTTCCCACTACGTGAAGCCCGGTTCTCCAATCGATCGGGAGGCGTACCTGCGCGGCACGTCGGTCTATTTCCCCGACCGCTGCATACCGATGCTGCCGGAAGAGCTCTCAAACGGCATCTGTTCGTTAAACCCGACGGTAGACAGGCTGACGGTGACGGCGGAGATGCTTTTCGGTCCGTCCGGCGAGATGCTCCAGGCCTCGTTTTATCCGAGCGTGATAAAAAGCGCCGCCCGACTTACCTACACCATCGTCAAAAATATCCTGGTGGAGAAGGACCAGAAGCTCTGTGAAGAGTACGAGGACCTTGTTGCCGATCTCAAGGTGATGGAAGAGCTGGCCCTGCGCCTGATGACCAAGCGGAAAAAGCGCGGAAGCATCGATTTTGACCTGCCTGAACCGGAGATATTGCTCGACATGCAGGGGGGGACCCTTGCCATTATCCGCGCCGAGCGCAACCTGGCCCACAAGATCATCGAAGAATGCATGCTCGCCGCCAACGAGGCTGTGGCCTCGCACATCGAAGAGCGCCACATACCTTCCCTCTATCGGGTCCATGAGACTCCGGACTTTGCCAAGCTGCAGGACTTCAGAGAGTTTGTCTTCAATTTCGGCTATGAGCTGCGCCTCAAGGAGGAGAGTGTGGAGCCGGGTGAGTTCCAGCGGCTCCTCGATCAGGCGGAGGGAAAACCGGAAGAGCGGATGATCAACGAGGTGCTACTCCGCTGCATGAAGCAGGCCCGCTATTCTGCGGAAAACCTCGGCCACTTCGGCCTTGCCGCAGCCTCGTACACCCATTTCACCTCGCCGATCCGCCGCTATCCCGACCTGGTGGTCCACCGGATACTGAAGACGCTCATCGGGAAAAAATTCAGCGAGAAAGAGAAGGAACAACTCGCCGAGACGCTGCCGGAGACCGCTGTCCACACGAGCAAGCGCGAGCGGGTGGCCATGGAGGCTGAGCGGGAAATCGTCGAACTGAAGAAGATGCAGTACATGCGGGACAAGATCGGCGAGGAGTTCGACGGCATCATTACCGGCGTTGCAGCCTTCGGCTTTTTCGTCGAGCTGGTGGAGCTGTTTATCGAAGGGATGGTTCATATCTCGACGCTGAAACAGGATTTCTACCAGTACGTGGAGAAACAGCACTCCCTGATCGGCGAGCAGAGCCGGACGGTTTTCAGGATCGGCGACCGGGTGCGGGTCAGGGTGGCTGCCGTCAGCCTGGAAAAGAAGCAGATAGAATTCGTCCTTGCAGGGATGAAAGAAGCCGGTGCATTGAAGACGGAAAGCTATGCAGGCGAGGAGTTCCCCAAGATCCCCGTCAGAGGGAAGTGGCCGACTGCTGGTAAGGGTGGCAAGAAGACGGGGAGCACGAGCGGCGATGACAAAGGGCGGAAGGCGACACGGGGCAAATCGGAACGAAAACGGAGATAA
- a CDS encoding MarR family winged helix-turn-helix transcriptional regulator: MIDIGKSVGFLLAKAYQRACAIFKEEFEGHDLTPQQFGLLGFLWQEDGLSQAELSTRSQIDRTTMGGLIDRLEKEGLVKRLADPDDRRAYRICLTGKGKSLEDELCAIAVRSQSRFTAALTEDELETLKELLQKLRS; this comes from the coding sequence ATGATAGACATCGGGAAAAGTGTCGGTTTTTTGCTGGCAAAGGCCTACCAGAGAGCCTGCGCCATCTTCAAGGAAGAATTCGAGGGGCACGACCTGACCCCCCAGCAGTTCGGCCTGCTCGGTTTCCTGTGGCAGGAGGACGGCCTCTCCCAGGCCGAGCTTTCCACCAGGAGCCAGATAGACCGCACCACCATGGGGGGGCTCATCGACCGGCTGGAAAAGGAAGGGCTGGTAAAGCGCCTCGCCGACCCCGACGACCGTCGCGCGTACCGCATCTGCCTCACCGGCAAGGGCAAATCCCTGGAAGACGAACTGTGCGCCATTGCCGTGCGGTCGCAGAGCCGGTTCACCGCCGCGCTTACAGAGGATGAACTGGAAACGTTAAAAGAGCTTCTGCAGAAACTCCGCAGCTGA
- a CDS encoding nucleotidyltransferase domain-containing protein has product MADMSKPESLPSFPGHFRLSPEFRLLAACSWVAPSSLEQDQAEKIVSLCNECTDWGAFTALVNRHEVSALVYAALRKHADNRFPNNVREKLKGRSEQVRRQALLHAAELVRLIRKFAGHGIEVLPLKGVMLSLQLFGDPGMRHSRDMDLMVKLEDLDRTDRLLEAEGYRRIFPGTGMTARQRRYLVSKNYHYEYLHERLGLHLELHWRCELWTPEQSEELWGQCRPVDWMGVRIKCPAEDALLLFLSDHGARHKWMRLKWLGDVAMLLSRQRPAECDDLLAIARRLDLTLILAQTALLTHWLYGIRLSEPLLTLIIREKSAFALATEALDAMLGAEGYRFLNGLRDMRYSMCLKKTISHYTALKRLLISPTDFEEFPLPDSLFWLYYPLRPILWIKRHI; this is encoded by the coding sequence ATGGCTGACATGTCAAAACCGGAGTCGCTGCCGTCGTTTCCCGGTCATTTCCGACTCTCCCCGGAATTCCGGCTGCTCGCGGCGTGTTCCTGGGTCGCCCCGTCATCGCTGGAGCAGGACCAGGCGGAGAAGATCGTCTCCCTTTGCAATGAGTGCACAGACTGGGGCGCATTTACCGCTCTGGTCAACCGACATGAGGTGTCGGCACTGGTTTACGCTGCTTTGCGGAAGCATGCGGACAACCGCTTTCCCAACAACGTAAGGGAAAAACTGAAGGGTCGAAGCGAGCAAGTGCGTAGACAGGCGCTTCTTCATGCGGCGGAACTGGTTCGATTGATCAGGAAGTTTGCCGGTCACGGCATCGAAGTGCTCCCGTTGAAAGGGGTGATGCTGTCGTTGCAGTTGTTCGGCGATCCGGGAATGAGGCACTCGCGGGACATGGATCTGATGGTCAAGCTGGAAGATCTCGACCGGACCGACCGTCTCCTCGAAGCAGAGGGGTATCGACGCATCTTTCCGGGAACCGGGATGACGGCGAGGCAACGAAGGTATCTCGTATCGAAAAATTACCACTATGAATATCTGCACGAAAGGCTCGGGTTGCATCTGGAACTTCACTGGCGCTGCGAGTTGTGGACGCCGGAGCAGTCCGAAGAGCTCTGGGGCCAATGCCGGCCGGTCGACTGGATGGGGGTCCGCATCAAATGTCCGGCTGAAGATGCCCTGCTGCTGTTTCTCTCTGATCACGGGGCGCGCCACAAATGGATGCGTCTCAAGTGGCTGGGCGACGTCGCCATGCTGCTGTCCCGGCAGCGGCCCGCCGAGTGCGACGATCTGCTCGCCATTGCCCGCAGGCTCGACCTGACGCTCATTCTGGCACAGACCGCCCTTCTTACGCACTGGTTATACGGAATCAGGTTGTCCGAACCATTGCTCACCTTGATCATCCGGGAAAAATCCGCCTTCGCCCTGGCAACAGAAGCTCTCGACGCCATGCTCGGTGCCGAGGGGTATAGATTTCTGAATGGTTTGAGAGATATGCGGTATAGCATGTGTCTGAAAAAGACCATATCCCATTACACCGCCTTGAAGCGCCTGCTGATATCCCCTACGGACTTCGAGGAATTCCCACTGCCGGACAGTCTGTTCTGGCTCTATTATCCGCTGCGGCCGATCCTCTGGATCAAGCGGCACATCTGA
- a CDS encoding ABC transporter ATP-binding protein has translation MGRGLSLVWRAARGWTVAWGILLLFQGVAPAALVYLTKITVDRLSAALAGHAPLDAFLSVWPPIASIALLWIASQLLTSLMTWVRTAQAELVQDQIHNLIHTQALSLDLSFYENPGSYDLLHRARVDAITQPIALLESLGTLIQNGLTLVVLAFMLAAYTPWLPVLLIGSALPGLWTVGRYVLREHQWRISNTANERRIRYYDWMLTDRGSAAEMRLFDLGEHHRGAFQRLRSRLRLGRLALAREGMKAELAAGTIAWLGGLAGMVWMLIRAARGLARLGDLVLCYQAFQQGQKLLRSLFESTGRIYRSTLFMDNLFQFLALSPQLDEAPDPRPVPVPLREGVRFAGVTFRYPGSERNALNDFNLTLPAGRVTAVVGHNGAGKSTLVKLLCRLYDPQEGKILLDGAELRDLGLAELRKGITVLFQEPVRYHATAAENIAMGDLASSPDAERIQAAARAAGAALPIERLPQGYEAVLGKWFGGAELSVGEWQRVALARAFLRNAAIIALDEPTSAMDSWAESDWLGRFRELTEGRTAVMITHRFTTAMHADMIHVMEEGRITESGTHAQLVAAGGRYADSWLTQMREATNG, from the coding sequence ATGGGCCGGGGACTCAGTCTAGTCTGGCGTGCAGCGCGGGGCTGGACCGTCGCCTGGGGCATTCTTCTCCTTTTCCAGGGTGTAGCGCCGGCCGCGCTTGTCTACCTGACCAAGATCACGGTGGATCGTTTGTCGGCGGCACTGGCCGGGCACGCGCCTCTGGACGCCTTTTTATCGGTATGGCCCCCCATCGCGTCCATCGCCCTTCTCTGGATCGCCAGCCAACTCCTGACCAGCCTCATGACCTGGGTGCGGACAGCCCAGGCGGAACTGGTGCAGGATCAGATCCACAACCTTATTCACACCCAGGCACTTTCACTCGACCTGTCGTTCTACGAGAATCCCGGCTCCTACGACCTGCTGCACCGGGCACGGGTAGACGCCATCACCCAGCCGATAGCCCTTTTGGAAAGTCTCGGCACACTCATCCAGAACGGGCTGACACTTGTCGTCCTGGCTTTTATGCTGGCAGCCTACACGCCTTGGCTACCCGTTCTGCTCATCGGCAGCGCTCTGCCGGGACTCTGGACCGTCGGCCGCTATGTCCTGCGCGAGCACCAGTGGCGCATCAGCAATACCGCCAATGAACGCCGCATTCGCTATTACGACTGGATGCTGACGGATCGGGGGAGTGCGGCGGAGATGCGCCTCTTCGATCTTGGCGAGCACCATCGAGGCGCGTTTCAGCGGCTGCGCTCCCGGCTACGCTTAGGCCGCCTCGCCCTTGCACGCGAGGGGATGAAGGCGGAGCTGGCGGCAGGGACGATCGCCTGGCTCGGCGGCCTGGCCGGCATGGTCTGGATGCTCATCCGCGCTGCCAGGGGGCTTGCACGGCTCGGCGACCTGGTGCTCTGCTACCAGGCATTCCAGCAGGGACAAAAGCTGCTCAGGTCCCTTTTTGAAAGTACTGGCCGAATCTACCGAAGCACCCTCTTCATGGACAATCTCTTTCAATTCCTGGCGCTCTCGCCGCAACTCGACGAGGCACCCGATCCAAGACCTGTGCCTGTGCCGCTGAGGGAGGGTGTCCGTTTCGCCGGGGTCACGTTCCGTTATCCCGGCAGCGAGCGGAACGCCCTGAACGATTTCAATCTTACCCTCCCTGCAGGCCGGGTAACGGCCGTCGTCGGCCACAACGGCGCCGGCAAAAGCACCCTGGTCAAACTTCTCTGCCGCTTGTACGATCCGCAGGAGGGAAAAATCCTCCTGGATGGCGCAGAGTTGCGGGATCTGGGACTGGCGGAGCTGCGAAAAGGAATCACTGTCCTTTTCCAGGAACCGGTTCGCTATCACGCCACCGCCGCAGAGAACATCGCCATGGGGGACCTGGCGTCGAGCCCTGATGCCGAGCGTATCCAGGCAGCGGCCCGGGCAGCTGGAGCCGCTCTCCCCATCGAGCGTTTGCCGCAAGGGTATGAAGCGGTCCTGGGAAAATGGTTCGGCGGTGCGGAACTGAGTGTCGGCGAATGGCAGCGGGTTGCACTGGCCCGGGCTTTTCTCCGCAACGCCGCCATCATCGCCCTGGACGAACCGACCAGCGCCATGGATTCGTGGGCCGAATCCGACTGGCTGGGCAGATTCCGGGAACTGACGGAAGGACGTACAGCAGTGATGATCACCCATAGATTCACCACCGCCATGCATGCCGACATGATCCACGTCATGGAAGAGGGACGGATTACGGAATCCGGCACCCATGCCCAACTGGTCGCCGCCGGAGGTCGTTACGCCGATTCATGGCTGACGCAGATGCGGGAGGCGACAAATGGCTGA